From one Melioribacteraceae bacterium genomic stretch:
- a CDS encoding TolC family protein, giving the protein MKKITFLVSLLMVSSVFAQKQLTLEDAVSIALQRNTSLIKSQNNLSASEAELRSAYGDLLPNLGASGSFDWSRIDDDGGTQVDFLGNVIQTPASSSESRRYSVGLGGGITLFNGMANWANISQKSNNLEAAEFDLTKLKQDIVYQTTEYFYDVINNEEILKVREENVKYNQKLLETIEEKNRLGSVPVVDVYSQQVQLGNAELQLIQAENIYENSKSTLLNYLALDVLDEYTFVNKIALDDQINTDSYMTQFGDMEMLVNEALSNRFDYKSQKLAAESASDGVTIARGGIFPQLTGNYNYGSSATTTSDLFNRRSLSAGLTLSIPIFSNFNVDTRIQSAQIFELNTLEDLSALERQIKIEIKQGYLDLLATKKNLDVTNKNVISARENRRINTERYNLGAGNIVELLQADRDYVSALSNKIDALFGFFTSRDRLLNALGKLDYKVFE; this is encoded by the coding sequence ATGAAGAAAATCACCTTTCTTGTATCGCTTCTAATGGTGTCTTCGGTTTTTGCACAGAAGCAATTAACCCTAGAAGATGCAGTTTCAATTGCTCTACAACGAAATACGAGTCTAATAAAATCGCAAAATAATTTAAGTGCTTCTGAAGCAGAACTAAGAAGTGCGTATGGTGACCTGCTGCCAAACTTAGGAGCATCGGGATCTTTTGACTGGTCAAGAATTGATGACGACGGCGGCACTCAAGTTGACTTTTTAGGAAATGTAATTCAAACACCGGCTTCTTCTTCAGAGAGTAGAAGATATAGCGTTGGATTGGGTGGTGGTATTACACTGTTTAATGGCATGGCGAATTGGGCAAATATATCACAAAAAAGTAATAATCTTGAAGCAGCCGAGTTCGATTTAACAAAACTAAAACAAGATATTGTTTATCAAACTACCGAATACTTTTATGATGTTATAAACAATGAAGAAATACTAAAAGTAAGAGAAGAAAACGTAAAGTATAATCAAAAACTTTTAGAAACAATTGAAGAGAAAAATCGTCTAGGATCGGTTCCGGTTGTAGACGTATATTCACAACAAGTTCAGTTAGGAAATGCTGAATTACAACTTATACAAGCCGAAAATATTTATGAAAATTCGAAGAGCACTTTATTAAACTATCTTGCTCTAGATGTATTGGATGAATATACTTTTGTGAATAAAATTGCTCTTGATGATCAAATTAATACAGATTCATATATGACTCAGTTTGGTGATATGGAAATGCTAGTTAACGAAGCATTATCAAATAGATTTGATTATAAAAGTCAAAAATTAGCTGCAGAAAGTGCATCAGATGGAGTAACAATTGCTCGCGGCGGAATCTTTCCGCAATTAACCGGAAATTATAATTATGGTTCTAGCGCAACAACTACAAGTGATTTATTTAATAGGAGATCACTTAGTGCAGGTCTAACTTTAAGCATTCCTATTTTCTCAAACTTTAATGTTGATACAAGAATTCAATCAGCTCAGATTTTTGAACTCAATACTCTGGAAGACTTATCAGCTTTAGAACGACAAATAAAGATTGAGATTAAGCAAGGTTATTTAGATTTGTTAGCAACTAAGAAGAATCTGGATGTAACAAATAAGAATGTTATTTCCGCGAGAGAAAATAGAAGAATTAACACCGAAAGATACAATCTTGGTGCTGGTAATATAGTCGAATTGCTTCAAGCGGATAGGGACTATGTAAGCGCGCTAAGCAACAAAATTGATGCTCTTTTTGGGTTCTTTACTTCTAGAGATCGCTTGCTCAATGCTCTAGGCAAACTTGATTACAAAGTTTTTGAATAA
- a CDS encoding efflux RND transporter periplasmic adaptor subunit, with product MANGKKKKSKKKLFIFGGLALLLLVVVIVVVASGDKEVIVSVQTEKVEKRTITQVVSATGKINPVEQVVITPEVTGEIVELPVKEGVNVNKGQLLIRIKPDIYLAQRDRAQAQLESAKAQLKVREANLMQVRAEFERMKELYEKGLASDQELEISRSTYLQSEGQYESQKASVTQSEGSLREAQENLAKTAIYSPLNGTVSALNVELGERVLGSGFSQGTNIMTVAALDKMEATVDVDENDVVLVSTGDTARVKIDAFRDKEFLGVVTQIGNSAKTSGLGTQDEVVNFEVKIELVNSTLEIRPGMSCDADIETETRENVFSVPIQSVTARTIPPKEGEEEKPNGKQGPQEVVFLVDGSVAKIVAVKTGISDDTHIEITSGLEGEETIVTGSYRAISKELEDGTKVSIQGGGGPGMNSRGPRSE from the coding sequence ATGGCAAATGGAAAGAAGAAAAAATCGAAAAAGAAATTATTTATATTCGGTGGATTGGCATTGCTACTTTTAGTTGTTGTAATTGTAGTGGTTGCTAGCGGCGATAAAGAAGTAATTGTATCGGTTCAGACTGAAAAAGTTGAAAAAAGAACCATAACTCAAGTTGTTTCTGCTACTGGTAAAATTAATCCGGTTGAACAAGTTGTTATCACACCGGAGGTAACAGGTGAAATAGTTGAACTTCCTGTAAAAGAGGGAGTGAATGTAAATAAAGGTCAACTTTTAATTAGAATTAAACCTGATATTTATCTTGCTCAGAGAGATCGCGCACAAGCTCAGTTAGAATCTGCCAAGGCTCAATTGAAGGTGAGAGAAGCAAACCTAATGCAAGTTAGAGCAGAATTTGAACGTATGAAAGAACTTTACGAAAAAGGATTGGCAAGTGATCAGGAACTAGAAATTTCTAGATCAACTTATTTGCAGTCAGAAGGTCAATACGAATCTCAAAAAGCTTCGGTAACTCAGTCCGAGGGTTCTTTACGTGAAGCACAAGAAAATTTAGCTAAAACAGCAATTTATTCTCCACTTAATGGCACTGTTAGTGCACTCAATGTTGAGTTGGGCGAAAGGGTTTTAGGAAGCGGTTTTAGTCAGGGGACAAATATTATGACAGTTGCAGCGTTAGATAAGATGGAAGCAACTGTGGACGTTGACGAAAATGATGTTGTATTAGTTTCAACTGGTGATACAGCTAGAGTAAAAATTGATGCCTTTCGTGATAAAGAATTTTTAGGGGTAGTTACTCAAATCGGGAACAGTGCAAAAACAAGTGGGCTCGGAACACAAGATGAAGTAGTAAATTTTGAAGTAAAAATTGAATTAGTCAATAGTACTCTTGAAATCAGACCGGGTATGTCTTGCGATGCGGACATTGAAACCGAAACTAGAGAAAACGTATTCTCAGTTCCGATCCAAAGTGTTACAGCTAGAACTATTCCTCCAAAAGAAGGTGAAGAAGAAAAACCAAACGGAAAACAAGGACCACAAGAAGTTGTCTTCCTAGTAGATGGTTCGGTTGCAAAAATTGTTGCAGTTAAAACTGGAATTAGTGATGATACTCATATTGAAATTACATCAGGTTTAGAAGGTGAAGAAACTATTGTTACTGGCAGCTATAGAGCTATTTCAAAAGAATTGGAAGATGGGACTAAAGTATCGATCCAAGGTGGGGGCGGACCGGGTATGAATAGTAGAGGTCCTCGATCTGAATAA
- a CDS encoding ABC transporter permease: MGQYLFELKESLLISFRAIRVNKIRSILTTLGIVIGVTSVVLMSTALKGMDIAFQDGVAALGSDNLYIDKWSWFDNNIPWWEVRNRKNLDLDEFKQYESLAKLPEAVAPTVWTNQTLKFKDNTLYFNMITGTNHNYIKTTNLEFAEGRFFTELESNSARNVVVIGSSVAESLFPRGGGLNEFIKIKGRKFKVIGILAQQGSFIMGNFNPDNQAFVPIDVVFKYFHRSDFRSITFNVRAKNNALVQDTKDEAISLMRKIRGLSYADENDFSINQQEGLLNNINQTTSVIKIAGYFITGLALFVGAIGIMNIMFVSVKERTREIGIRKAIGAKRRTVLGQFLFESSIICLMGGFVGLAIAVLLSMVVNQFLPTSVQVDAVILAIVISVLTGVISGLAPAYTAAKMDPVDALRYE, from the coding sequence ATGGGTCAATACCTATTTGAATTGAAGGAAAGTTTACTTATATCTTTCCGCGCAATCCGTGTAAATAAAATACGATCCATTTTGACAACTCTTGGAATTGTTATTGGTGTAACGTCAGTTGTACTAATGTCGACTGCACTTAAGGGGATGGACATTGCCTTTCAAGATGGTGTAGCTGCTCTTGGCTCAGATAATCTTTATATTGATAAATGGTCATGGTTTGATAACAATATCCCTTGGTGGGAAGTAAGAAACAGAAAAAACCTTGATCTTGATGAATTCAAACAATATGAATCTCTTGCCAAATTACCGGAAGCCGTTGCTCCTACTGTGTGGACAAATCAAACATTAAAGTTTAAGGACAATACTCTGTACTTTAACATGATCACCGGTACTAACCATAATTATATTAAAACCACAAATCTGGAGTTTGCCGAAGGAAGATTTTTTACTGAATTAGAAAGTAACTCAGCCAGAAATGTTGTGGTTATAGGTTCATCCGTTGCTGAAAGTCTTTTCCCAAGGGGTGGTGGATTAAACGAATTCATTAAAATTAAGGGAAGAAAATTCAAAGTAATTGGAATACTTGCTCAGCAAGGAAGTTTTATTATGGGCAATTTCAATCCCGATAATCAAGCGTTCGTTCCAATCGATGTTGTATTCAAATATTTTCATAGATCCGATTTCCGAAGTATAACTTTCAATGTTAGAGCCAAAAATAATGCTCTTGTACAAGATACCAAAGATGAAGCTATCAGTTTGATGAGAAAAATCCGAGGACTTTCTTATGCGGATGAAAATGATTTTTCAATTAATCAACAAGAAGGTTTGCTGAATAATATAAATCAGACAACTTCGGTTATAAAAATTGCTGGATACTTTATCACCGGTTTAGCTCTTTTTGTTGGTGCCATTGGTATTATGAACATTATGTTTGTTTCAGTTAAAGAACGAACTCGAGAAATTGGAATTCGTAAAGCTATCGGTGCTAAAAGAAGAACTGTGCTCGGACAATTTTTATTTGAGTCATCAATAATTTGCTTAATGGGTGGATTTGTTGGTTTAGCTATAGCAGTTCTATTAAGTATGGTGGTCAATCAATTTTTACCGACTTCGGTTCAAGTTGATGCAGTCATTCTCGCGATTGTAATTTCTGTATTAACAGGGGTTATTTCTGGTCTGGCACCAGCATATACAGCCGCAAAAATGGATCCGGTTGATGCATTAAGATATGAATAG
- a CDS encoding CCA tRNA nucleotidyltransferase, with translation MNLKEKIKNIKVVQEISNLISETEDKVYIVGGFVRDLILDRTQNEIDFLVIGDGPKFAEILAKKLNIKNINTFKNFGTAHFVFDDFNLEFVGARKESYFPESRNPKVESATLEEDISRRDFTINTLAISLMKNSFGEVLDFYNGIEDIGEKIIRTPLDPFITFDDDPLRILRAFRFASQLQFDVDESVLNAATQLAERLKIISQERITDEFFKILASPKPSVGLLLLHESKVLKVIFPEIENLSGVDQRKDHHHKDVLLHTFQVVDNISEVTNDVWLRFAALVHDIAKPQTKRFDENIGWTFHGHEELGARMMKSIFNKMKLPLYKLPYIEKLIRLHLRPIALVDETVTDSAIRRLVVQAGDDLEDLITLCRSDITSKNPKKVSRYLNNYDRVMQKVRDVEEKDKLRAFQSPVRGDEIMRVCNIPPSKMVGEIKSAIEEAILEGIIKNEHDEALQYLYKIKEKYILDGTNTPE, from the coding sequence TTGAATCTAAAAGAGAAAATAAAAAATATTAAAGTCGTTCAAGAAATTTCTAATCTTATTTCCGAAACTGAAGATAAAGTGTATATAGTTGGTGGTTTTGTTCGTGATTTAATTTTAGATCGGACTCAAAACGAAATTGATTTTTTAGTTATTGGTGACGGTCCAAAATTTGCAGAAATATTAGCGAAGAAACTGAACATCAAAAATATTAACACTTTTAAGAATTTTGGAACTGCTCATTTTGTTTTTGATGACTTTAATCTTGAATTTGTTGGGGCAAGAAAAGAATCTTATTTTCCCGAAAGCCGAAACCCAAAAGTTGAATCCGCAACTCTTGAAGAAGATATTAGCCGAAGAGATTTTACAATTAATACTCTCGCCATAAGTTTAATGAAAAATAGCTTCGGAGAAGTGCTGGATTTTTACAATGGTATTGAAGATATCGGAGAAAAAATAATACGAACCCCGTTGGATCCGTTTATTACTTTTGATGACGATCCGTTAAGAATTCTTCGTGCATTTAGATTCGCTTCACAATTACAATTCGATGTTGATGAGTCAGTCCTTAATGCAGCAACTCAACTTGCGGAAAGACTTAAAATTATTTCGCAAGAAAGAATCACGGACGAGTTTTTCAAAATTTTAGCATCGCCAAAACCCTCAGTCGGTCTATTGCTATTACATGAATCAAAAGTATTAAAAGTTATTTTCCCGGAAATAGAAAATCTAAGCGGTGTTGATCAAAGAAAAGATCATCATCATAAAGATGTTTTGCTTCATACATTTCAAGTCGTTGATAATATTTCGGAAGTTACAAACGATGTATGGTTGAGATTTGCAGCACTAGTTCATGATATAGCCAAACCCCAAACTAAAAGATTTGATGAAAATATTGGGTGGACATTTCATGGCCATGAAGAGCTTGGTGCAAGAATGATGAAAAGTATTTTTAACAAAATGAAGTTGCCTTTATACAAACTACCTTATATAGAAAAATTAATCCGACTTCACTTGAGACCAATTGCACTTGTTGATGAAACCGTCACTGATTCGGCTATTAGAAGACTTGTTGTTCAAGCCGGGGATGATTTGGAAGATCTTATCACTTTATGTCGTTCTGATATCACAAGTAAAAATCCCAAAAAGGTTTCACGATATTTGAACAACTATGATAGGGTAATGCAGAAAGTTCGCGATGTAGAGGAAAAGGATAAACTGAGAGCATTTCAATCTCCTGTCAGAGGCGATGAAATTATGAGAGTATGTAACATTCCACCGTCAAAAATGGTTGGAGAAATTAAATCAGCTATTGAGGAAGCAATTTTAGAAGGAATAATAAAAAACGAACATGACGAAGCACTCCAATATCTATATAAGATAAAAGAAAAATATATCCTCGATGGAACAAATACTCCGGAATGA
- a CDS encoding ABC transporter permease: MRLIETSKVALSALRSNKLRSTLTMVGIIVGIFSIISISTVIAMLQTSIEEGVSALGKNTFQIQKWPAVGNGTQNWAEIRNRKDITYDDYTRLKDMLFDAKYVGAEQWNFGRKISFRNKETNPNISVCGATPDAFPNNDWYAKEGRAVNQNDVDRAERVICLGSSVAELLFEFEDPIGKEVKMDGNKFRVIGVMDSKAGGMFGRDQGNDNYIPITTMQALYGDTRSINITVSVDTKEEYDDVILQAEGAMRTIRKVPPAAANDFDIYSNESVLLQINEMTEGVRLGAYVIGLIALLAAGVGIMNIMLVSVTERTREIGIRKAIGARRRNILVQFLVEAITLCLLGGIVGIIFGLGAGNFAGSLLEATATIPMDWVLVGVVLCVIIGVIFGTYPAFKAANLDPIEALRYE, encoded by the coding sequence ATGAGGTTAATTGAAACTTCAAAAGTAGCATTATCAGCACTGCGTTCTAATAAATTAAGATCTACTCTTACAATGGTTGGAATCATTGTCGGGATTTTTTCCATTATTTCTATTAGTACTGTCATTGCGATGCTTCAGACAAGTATTGAAGAGGGCGTTTCAGCTTTAGGAAAAAATACTTTCCAGATTCAAAAATGGCCTGCTGTTGGTAACGGTACACAAAATTGGGCTGAGATTAGGAATCGCAAAGATATAACTTATGATGATTATACAAGACTCAAAGACATGCTGTTTGATGCGAAATATGTTGGTGCTGAGCAATGGAATTTCGGTAGAAAAATTTCCTTTAGAAATAAAGAAACGAACCCTAACATTTCAGTTTGCGGTGCAACACCTGATGCATTTCCGAATAATGATTGGTATGCAAAAGAGGGAAGAGCGGTAAATCAAAATGATGTTGACAGAGCTGAGAGAGTCATATGTTTAGGTTCCTCTGTAGCTGAATTATTATTCGAGTTCGAAGATCCTATTGGTAAAGAAGTTAAAATGGACGGGAATAAATTTCGTGTGATCGGAGTAATGGATAGTAAAGCTGGAGGAATGTTTGGAAGAGATCAAGGAAATGATAATTATATTCCTATAACTACCATGCAAGCACTATATGGTGATACACGGAGCATAAATATAACGGTAAGCGTGGACACAAAAGAAGAATATGATGATGTAATTTTACAAGCTGAAGGTGCTATGCGTACTATTAGAAAAGTACCACCTGCAGCTGCAAATGATTTTGATATTTATTCCAATGAATCTGTCCTGTTGCAAATTAATGAAATGACAGAGGGTGTGAGATTAGGAGCGTATGTCATAGGCTTAATCGCACTACTTGCTGCCGGAGTGGGTATTATGAATATTATGCTCGTTTCGGTCACCGAGAGAACAAGAGAAATAGGAATTCGAAAAGCTATAGGTGCTCGAAGACGTAATATTCTTGTTCAATTTTTGGTTGAGGCTATTACTCTATGTTTACTTGGCGGAATCGTCGGAATAATTTTTGGTTTAGGAGCCGGAAATTTTGCCGGTTCACTTTTAGAAGCAACAGCAACAATTCCAATGGATTGGGTTCTTGTTGGAGTTGTTCTTTGCGTAATAATTGGTGTTATATTTGGAACTTATCCCGCATTTAAGGCGGCTAATTTAGATCCTATTGAAGCCTTGAGGTATGAATAA
- a CDS encoding ABC transporter permease: MLIFEIIKVALNSLKANKLRSSLTVLGIVVGIFSIISISTVIAMLQTSIEDGVSALGKNTFQIQKWPAVGTGTENWAEIRNRKNINLNDYYVLQDKLGHLASIGAEDWQGGKLLKRGNKKTNPNISMCGVTPEAFSNNDWVVTAGRIINQRDLESSARVIVLGEDIKNTLFEPYEEPLGEEIYVDGNRLKVIGVLDNRDKGMFGRNEGNYSFVPITFTQSHYGSENRSLNLTVAVYDPDDYEDTQMQAEGIMRTLRKVPPGADRDFDIYSNESVLSQINEMTEGIKIGAYVIGLIALLAAGVGIMNIMLVSVTERTKEIGVRKAIGARKVNILIQFISEAIVLCLGGGIVGIILGIAVGNFAGSLLNATAVIPMDWVLVGVFLCVMIGIIFGTYPAIKASNLDPIEALRYE, from the coding sequence ATGTTAATTTTCGAAATTATTAAAGTAGCTCTAAATTCTCTTAAAGCAAATAAGCTTAGATCATCATTAACTGTTTTAGGAATTGTAGTCGGAATCTTCTCAATCATTTCAATTAGTACTGTTATTGCTATGCTTCAAACCAGTATTGAAGATGGCGTTTCAGCACTGGGCAAAAACACATTTCAAATTCAAAAATGGCCTGCTGTAGGAACGGGTACTGAAAATTGGGCGGAAATACGGAATCGTAAAAATATTAATTTGAACGATTACTATGTTCTGCAAGACAAATTAGGCCATCTCGCCTCGATCGGTGCCGAAGATTGGCAAGGTGGTAAACTATTGAAACGTGGAAACAAAAAGACTAATCCGAATATTTCTATGTGTGGTGTTACTCCGGAAGCTTTTTCTAACAATGATTGGGTTGTGACTGCAGGAAGAATTATTAATCAAAGAGACTTAGAAAGTTCTGCGCGAGTTATTGTGTTGGGTGAAGATATTAAAAATACGCTGTTTGAACCATATGAAGAACCGCTTGGAGAAGAAATCTATGTTGACGGAAACCGTCTCAAAGTTATTGGCGTGCTTGATAACAGAGATAAAGGAATGTTTGGTAGAAATGAAGGCAATTATTCTTTTGTACCTATTACATTTACTCAATCACATTATGGTTCAGAAAATAGAAGTCTAAATTTGACAGTTGCTGTTTATGACCCGGACGATTATGAAGACACACAAATGCAAGCCGAAGGAATTATGAGAACTCTAAGAAAAGTTCCTCCGGGTGCTGATAGAGATTTTGATATTTACTCAAATGAATCGGTTCTCTCACAAATTAATGAGATGACCGAAGGAATAAAAATTGGTGCCTACGTTATCGGATTAATTGCATTGCTTGCCGCCGGAGTTGGAATTATGAACATTATGCTTGTGTCAGTAACGGAACGAACGAAAGAAATTGGTGTACGAAAAGCTATTGGAGCAAGAAAAGTAAACATTTTAATACAATTTATTTCAGAAGCGATTGTACTTTGTTTAGGTGGTGGAATCGTTGGTATCATTCTTGGGATTGCCGTTGGGAACTTTGCTGGCTCATTATTAAATGCAACTGCAGTTATTCCCATGGATTGGGTACTTGTTGGAGTTTTCTTATGTGTTATGATTGGTATTATATTCGGGACTTACCCAGCAATCAAAGCTTCTAATCTAGATCCGATCGAAGCTTTACGATATGAATAG
- a CDS encoding ABC transporter ATP-binding protein, giving the protein MNIINIEHIAKIYQVGSEEVHALADVSLKIDKNEYLAIMGPSGSGKSTLMNILGCLDTPTKGLYDFKGENVSEMTDNELAKIRNREIGFVFQTFNLLPRSDALHNVELPLIYAGVPSSERKERAREALVNVGLGDRIHHKPNELSGGQRQRVAVARALVTNPSIILADEPTGNLDSKTGEEIMILFNEIHLQGNTIILVTHEEYIARHAARIIRIRDGFIESDENVTNRYIPTPRIEKES; this is encoded by the coding sequence ATGAACATAATTAATATTGAACATATCGCGAAAATTTATCAAGTCGGATCAGAGGAAGTTCATGCTTTAGCTGATGTATCTCTTAAAATTGACAAGAATGAATATCTTGCAATTATGGGTCCTTCGGGTTCCGGTAAATCGACTTTAATGAACATCCTTGGTTGTCTAGATACTCCGACTAAAGGACTTTATGATTTCAAAGGCGAAAACGTTAGTGAGATGACTGATAATGAACTAGCCAAAATACGAAATAGAGAAATCGGATTTGTATTTCAAACATTTAATTTACTTCCTCGATCGGATGCGCTCCATAATGTTGAACTTCCGCTGATATATGCCGGAGTACCTTCATCCGAAAGAAAAGAAAGGGCACGTGAAGCCTTAGTAAATGTTGGACTGGGGGATCGCATCCATCATAAACCAAACGAGTTATCAGGTGGTCAACGCCAAAGAGTGGCGGTTGCCAGAGCATTAGTTACAAATCCGTCTATAATTCTTGCTGATGAACCAACGGGTAATTTGGATAGTAAAACAGGCGAGGAAATAATGATTCTCTTCAACGAAATTCATTTACAAGGGAATACAATAATATTAGTAACACACGAGGAATATATTGCAAGACATGCCGCTAGAATTATTAGAATCCGAGACGGATTTATCGAAAGTGATGAGAATGTGACCAATAGATATATTCCTACTCCGAGAATAGAAAAAGAATCTTAA
- a CDS encoding ABC transporter permease, with product MKNFLIELKEGILISLRAIRANKMRSILTTLGIIIGIVAVTTMSTAIVGLREAFISSLASFGNDVLYIDKFEWFGGEDWRYYRNRKDITVEQFEQLQKTYTGYQAMAPNKRTFGRTIKFEDRSVEATLIYGTTEDYSETGNAIPQDGRFINELEVRASRRVCVIGQDISDGLFPNESALGKTIKISGIPFKVVGVLEKQGSGFLGSFSLDGQIIMPLKVFERAFGGRGNLQINVKIKDANKIDEAKEEIAAIFRVIRKVPPGQPNDFAVNQQDVFTDVYDQTVGIIATAGIVITALSLFVGAIGIMNIMFVSVTERTKEIGIRKAIGAKRWSILTQFLVEAAVICLIGGIIGLIISYPLSLVIDQFLPTAMPLDIVFLSLFISAMVGIISGFLPAYKAAKMDPVDALRYE from the coding sequence ATGAAAAATTTCCTCATCGAGTTAAAAGAAGGTATTCTCATTTCATTACGAGCAATCAGAGCTAACAAGATGCGCTCGATATTAACAACACTTGGTATAATTATAGGCATTGTAGCTGTTACAACTATGAGTACTGCAATTGTTGGTTTACGCGAAGCCTTTATCAGTTCTCTTGCTTCATTCGGCAATGATGTGTTATATATAGACAAATTTGAATGGTTTGGAGGTGAGGATTGGAGATATTATCGAAATCGAAAGGATATTACTGTTGAACAATTTGAGCAATTGCAAAAAACTTACACCGGTTACCAAGCAATGGCTCCAAACAAGAGAACTTTTGGAAGAACAATCAAATTTGAAGACCGCTCAGTGGAAGCTACATTAATTTACGGTACAACTGAAGATTATTCAGAAACGGGAAATGCCATACCACAAGATGGGCGATTTATTAATGAATTAGAAGTAAGAGCTTCGAGACGGGTTTGTGTAATTGGACAAGATATTTCTGACGGTTTATTTCCAAACGAATCTGCTCTCGGGAAGACAATAAAAATAAGTGGGATTCCCTTCAAAGTCGTCGGAGTGTTAGAAAAGCAAGGCAGTGGATTTTTGGGTTCTTTTAGTTTAGACGGACAAATAATAATGCCCTTAAAAGTATTTGAAAGAGCCTTCGGTGGAAGGGGCAACTTGCAAATTAATGTTAAAATAAAAGATGCTAATAAGATAGATGAAGCCAAAGAAGAAATTGCAGCAATTTTCAGAGTTATAAGAAAAGTTCCACCCGGTCAACCAAATGATTTTGCAGTTAATCAACAAGATGTATTCACCGATGTATATGATCAAACTGTAGGTATAATTGCTACTGCAGGAATTGTAATAACGGCATTATCATTATTCGTCGGTGCTATCGGTATAATGAATATTATGTTTGTTTCTGTAACAGAAAGAACAAAAGAAATTGGTATTCGAAAAGCAATCGGAGCAAAACGATGGTCAATTTTAACACAATTTTTAGTGGAAGCTGCTGTGATCTGTTTGATTGGTGGAATTATCGGTTTAATTATATCATATCCTCTTAGTTTAGTAATAGATCAGTTTTTACCAACGGCAATGCCTTTGGATATAGTTTTCTTATCATTATTTATTTCTGCAATGGTCGGAATTATTTCCGGATTTTTACCGGCATACAAGGCGGCTAAAATGGATCCGGTTGATGCATTAAGATACGAATAG